A single region of the Nakaseomyces glabratus chromosome D, complete sequence genome encodes:
- the ATF2 gene encoding alcohol O-acetyltransferase (CAGL0D05918g~Putative alcohol acetyltransferase involved in steroid detoxification; gene is upregulated in azole-resistant strain), protein MAPNTKSIEQPLISKAKISGKGPDGFAIEESLLERGHSRRMGHLENYFAIMQRQKLYTNFNMYGELNKEVTREQLAVAIRQILLRHPIMMQAIIPKKFPEHEEYYTSDDYYNTPFPENDFLRVITSKIKLSDIIINEQSEDYGEIIDMILSEYKKNGYKFDAYMQELIGNIVIPIGNPNKPNWRLLCLPSAEGGGAQWKKFVYISNHCCSDAISAVNLFQDIAENVSLIEQNSWAVPYADDVIVDYEQDVADIAKLPAPITERVEYRPPLSKLPKIMLVSFLKTALNFKSDALETRCNDEYSGEPETSAVQMGDVCYDSILNYTCEEVAVIRDRIKHNVHGKCTVTPFIQAAFFVAMHQSRKLLGQKQGFKEWMSEWGVDMATPSSTRRYLPEDPEVRDMYKYGSNVGGIHYLYMISGMKVEREETEKFWSLVEYYHDILLASHSNGDQTVGLGTLMLDVIVDKKNVDKLIRDEYLYQKRGGVIMSNAGYFHQDPAQAYHVTDLVFGQRPGALKFSFGVNVVSTNIGGMNLNVGMVRRTLRDRAEFREFIGILDRVIRDFTGLN, encoded by the coding sequence ATGGCGCCAAACACCAAGTCGATTGAACAGCCGCTGATCTCTAAGGCTAAAATTTCCGGGAAGGGCCCGGATGGGTTTGCGATTGAAGAGTCCCTGCTTGAGAGAGGCCATTCCAGAAGGATGGGGCATCTGGAGAACTATTTTGCGATTATGCAAAGACAGAAGCTTTACACCAATTTCAACATGTATGGTGAGCTTAACAAAGAAGTTACCCGTGAGCAATTGGCTGTTGCGATTCGCCAAATTCTGCTGAGACATCCCATAATGATGCAAGCTATCATTCCTAAGAAGTTCCCAGAGCATGAGGAGTACTACACCAGCGATGATTATTACAACACTCCGTTCCCTGAGAACGACTTTTTAAGGGTAATCACCAGCAAGATCAAGCTGAGCGATATCATAATCAATGAGCAAAGCGAGGACTACGGTGAGATTATAGACATGATCCTTTCGGAGTACAAGAAGAACGGTTACAAGTTTGACGCGTACATGCAGGAGCTCATTGGGAACATTGTTATTCCTATCGGCAACCCAAACAAGCCTAACTGGAGGCTGCTGTGTCTGCCAAGTGCTGAGGGAGGCGGGGCCCAGTGGAAGAAGTTTGTGTATATAAGCAACCACTGCTGCTCGGACGCCATCAGCGCTGTGAACCTGTTCCAGGACATTGCGGAGAATGTGTCTCTTATAGAGCAGAACTCCTGGGCGGTTCCGTATGCGGATGATGTGATTGTGGACTATGAGCAGGACGTTGCGGACATCGCCAAGCTGCCGGCTCCGATCACTGAGAGGGTTGAGTACAGGCCGCCCTTGAGCAAGCTGCCCAAGATCATGCTGGTGTCGTTCCTGAAGACCGCGCTGAACTTCAAGAGTGATGCGCTGGAGACGCGCTGCAACGACGAGTACAGCGGCGAGCCCGAGACCAGCGCTGTGCAGATGGGGGATGTGTGCTACGACTCCATCCTGAACTACACGTGTGAGGAAGTAGCGGTCATCAGGGACAGGATCAAGCACAACGTGCACGGCAAGTGTACGGTGACGCCGTTCATCCAGGCGGCGTTCTTCGTGGCGATGCACCAGTCGCGGAAGCTGCTGGGCCAGAAGCAAGGGTTCAAGGAGTGGATGAGCGAGTGGGGGGTGGACATGGCCACGCCCAGCAGCACGAGGCGGTACCTGCCAGAGGACCCCGAGGTGCGTGACATGTACAAGTACGGCTCCAACGTCGGCGGCATACACTACCTGTACATGATCTCGGGTATGAAGGTCGAGCGCGAGGAGACGGAGAAGTTCTGGAGCCTCGTGGAGTACTACCACGACATTCTACTCGCGTCGCACAGCAACGGTGACCAGACCGTGGGGCTGGGCACGCTGATGCTGGACGTGATCGTGGACAAGAAGAACGTCGACAAGCTGATCCGGGACGAGTACCTGTACCAGAAGCGAGGCGGTGTCATCATGAGCAATGCGGGGTACTTCCACCAGGACCCCGcgcaagcctaccacgtCACCGACCTGGTCTTTGGGCAGAGACCCGGCGCGCTGAAGTTCAGCTTCGGCGTGAACGTGGTGTCGACGAACATCGGCGGCATGAACCTAAACGTCGGCATGGTGCGCCGCACGCTGAGGGACCGCGCCGAGTTCCGCGAGTTCATCGGGATCCTCGACAGAGTGATCCGCGACTTCACGGGGCTGAACTAG
- the ERG1 gene encoding squalene monooxygenase (CAGL0D05940g~Squalene epoxidase with a role in ergosterol synthesis; involved in growth under conditions of low oxygen tension), which yields MSLTNADETVTYDALIVGAGVIGPCVATALARKGKKVLIVEREWSQPDRIVGELMQPGGLRALRSLGMIQSINNIDAYPVTGYTVFYNGEHVDIPYPYKADLKPVEKLPGLVRDGNDKVLEDATVHKKDFEDDERERGVGLVHGRFLNNLRNICAAEPNVTRLQGNVVEILKDKKNEVVGAKVDVDSRGKVDFKAHLTFVCDGIFSRFRRELHPDHVPTVNSSFVGMSLYHAHMPHDMHGHVILGDKHMPILVYQISPEETRILCAYNAPKVPTDLKSWMTKDVQPYIPKTLRPSFDDALAQGKFKPMANSWLPARQNDVTGLCVIGDALNMRHPLTGGGMTVGLNDVVLLIKKIGDLDFSDREKVLDELLDYHFERKNYDAVVNVLSISLYSLFAADSKNLKALQKGCFKYFQRGGDCVNLPVAFLAGVLPKPLLLTRVFFAVAFYTIYLNMEERGFLGLPMALLEGIMILITAIKVFTPFLVRELIG from the coding sequence ATGTCTCTCACGAATGCTGATGAAACTGTTACTTACGATGCGCTGATCGTCGGTGCTGGTGTCATAGGGCCATGTGTTGCTACCGCGCTTGCCAGAAAGGGTAAGAAGGTGCTGATTGTCGAGCGTGAGTGGTCTCAGCCAGACAGAATCGTCGGTGAGCTGATGCAACCAGGTGGTCTGCGTGCTCTGAGGTCTCTGGGTATGATCCAGTCCATCAACAACATCGACGCTTACCCAGTCACCGGTTACACCGTCTTCTACAACGGTGAGCACGTCGACATCCCATACCCTTACAAGGCTGACTTGAAGCCAGTCGAGAAGTTGCCAGGCTTGGTCCGCGACGGTAACGACAAGGTCCTGGAGGATGCCACCGTCCACAAGAAGGACTTCGAGGACGACGAGAGAGAAAGAGGTGTCGGTCTGGTCCACGGTAGATTCCTGAACAACTTGAGAAACATCTGCGCCGCTGAGCCAAACGTCACCAGACTACAGGGTAACGTCGTCGAGATCTTGaaggacaagaagaacGAAGTCGTCGGTGCCAAGGTCGACGTCGACTCCCGTGGTAAGGTCGACTTCAAGGCCCACTTGACCTTTGTCTGTGACGGTATCTTCTCCCGTTTCAGAAGAGAACTACACCCAGACCACGTCCCAACCGTCAACTCCTCTTTCGTCGGTATGTCCCTATACCACGCCCACATGCCTCATGACATGCACGGTCACGTCATCCTAGGTGACAAGCACATGCCAATCTTGGTTTACCAAATCTCCCCAGAAGAAACCAGAATCCTGTGTGCTTACAACGCTCCAAAGGTCCCAACCGACTTGAAGTCATGGATGACCAAGGACGTCCAACCATACATTCCAAAGACTCTAAGACCATCCTTCGACGACGCTTTGGCCCAAGGCAAGTTCAAGCCAATGGCCAACTCTTGGTTGCCAGCTAGACAAAACGACGTCACCGGTCTGTGTGTCATCGGTGATGCCCTAAACATGAGACACCCTCTAACCGGTGGTGGTATGACCGTCGGTCTAAACGATGTTGTCCTATTGATCAAGAAGATTGGTGACTTGGACTTCAGCGACCGTGAGAAGGTCTTGGACGAATTGCTAGATTACCACTTCgaaagaaagaactacGACGCCGTTGTCAACGTCTTGTCTATTTCCCTATACTCCCTATTCGCCGCCGACAGCAAAAACTTGAAGGCTCTACAAAAGGGTTGTTTCAAGTATTTCCAACGTGGTGGTGACTGCGTCAACTTGCCAGTCGCTTTCCTGGCTGGTGTCCTACCAAAGCCATTGCTATTGACCCGTGTGTTCTTCGCCGTCGCTTTCTACACCATCTACTTGAACATGGAAGAACGTGGTTTCCTAGGTCTGCCAATGGCTCTATTGGAAGGTATCATGATCTTGATCACCGCCATTAAAGTCTTCACTCCATTCTTGGTTCGTGAATTGATCGGTTAA